The DNA sequence GTGCGCGGATAGGCGCTTGCGCCGGCAACGATCAGACGGGGACGATGCTTGAAGGCCGCTTTGCGGACTTCATCATAGTCAATCAGGAAGCTGTCTTCCTGAACGCCGTAGGCCACGAAATTGTAAAGGAGGCCCGATGCGTTGACAGGGCTGCCGTGCGTCAGGTGTCCGCCATGAGCAAGATTCATGCCGAGCACGGTATCGCCAGGGTTAATCGCAGCAAGGTACACAGCCATATTCGCTTGCGCTCCGGAATGCGGCTGAACGTTGACATGCTCTGCACCAAACAATTCCTTGGCGCGGTCACGGGCGATATCCTCAACGATATCGACGCGCTCGCAGCCGCCGTAAAACCGTTTGCCCGGATAACCTTCCGCATATTTGTTCGTGAGGACGGAGCCCATGGCTTCCATCACGGCTTCACTGACAATATTCTCCGAGGCAATCAGCTCGATGTTGCTGCGCTGACGCTTCAGCTCCAAATTCATCGCATCCAATACAGCCGGGTCCTTCTTACGCAATTGATCCATAATTCCTTGTTCCTCCCTTAGATAAACTCTCTTTTTTGTTGTTTAATCGCAAAGATGAGCGTTTCCCGATTCAGCGTCAAGCTGGTAAACCGCACGCTCTCCGCCAATCAGCTTCGGCCGGGTAAAGGCTGTATTCACACGCGCCTTGCCCACATAGCGTAGCTGTGTACGATAAGGAACGGCCACCCGCCGTAAGTGCATGCCGATCAGCGTTTCCCCGATGTCGATCCCGGCATCCGCCTCAATGCTTTCGGCCAGACACGGGTTCTTCATGGACCGGTAGGCGCTGCTTGCCATGGAGCCTCCAGCCTTCGGAACCGGCACGGCTGCCACTTCAGTCAGGCGCATGTCCGTAAGTAGAGAACGCTCCATCACCAGCGCACGGTTCAGATGCTCGCAGCACTGGAATACGACGTCAAAGCCGAATTCCCTTCTGATCTCCTCAATACCCTCGAGAAGCTCGTTCGCTACCTCAAGGGCTCCCGAGGTGCCGATCCGCCGGCCTGCCACTTCGCTCGTGCTGGTCCCGATGACAACAACCTTACCGGGCCCAAGTCCCGCCGTCTCCGCCAGCTCGCGTAAAACACCCGACACTTGCTCTTTTAGTGAAACTTCCGATGGAATTCCTTGTTCATTGGCCTCCATTCGAACACCTCCCTAATGCTGCAGATAACGGTCCTCAATCGCCTTGATTTTGTTTACGCGGCCAACATGCCGTTCACCTTCACTGAACGGTGTGCCGATCCAGACTTTCGCGATTTCCTGCGCGAGTCCGGGGCCGATAACACGTTCACCCATCGCCAGCACGTTGGAATCGTTATGCTCTCGGGTCGCTTGGGCAGAGAATACATCATGCAC is a window from the Paenibacillus sp. J23TS9 genome containing:
- a CDS encoding TIGR01440 family protein, which gives rise to MEANEQGIPSEVSLKEQVSGVLRELAETAGLGPGKVVVIGTSTSEVAGRRIGTSGALEVANELLEGIEEIRREFGFDVVFQCCEHLNRALVMERSLLTDMRLTEVAAVPVPKAGGSMASSAYRSMKNPCLAESIEADAGIDIGETLIGMHLRRVAVPYRTQLRYVGKARVNTAFTRPKLIGGERAVYQLDAESGNAHLCD